From a region of the Vicinamibacterales bacterium genome:
- the cax gene encoding calcium/proton exchanger → MKPLLEAIQRNRLLWLLAFVPVVFAARQVNHEAHTRLFVLSVLAIVPLTVLLSQATESVAAKTGDAVGGLLNATLGNLAELVIALAALRAGQYTLVKASIAGPIVTNTLFILGASFLLGGLKHHEQEYNRVSARMQAGLLFLATVALLIPSAISHADVAAAAFSHKLSVGLAVLLIVTYGLSMLFSLRTHREWFGSVGHAEAGEAPWPMGVALTTLAGVTILVALVSDIFVESVQQAAEAFGMTPAFVGFIIVALVGSASAMPTAFSGARKNRLDLSVGIALGSASQIALFVAPVLVLVSYLTGPAPMDLQFWPGAVVMMLIATMTASMVTNSGRSAWFVGVLLLMVYAIFAMTLYLLPPRVV, encoded by the coding sequence ATGAAGCCCCTGCTCGAAGCGATTCAGCGCAACAGGCTGCTCTGGCTGCTGGCTTTCGTGCCGGTGGTGTTCGCCGCCCGACAGGTCAATCACGAGGCGCACACGCGGCTCTTCGTGCTGTCCGTGCTGGCTATCGTGCCGTTGACCGTGCTCCTGAGCCAGGCCACCGAATCCGTCGCTGCCAAGACCGGCGATGCCGTCGGTGGCCTGCTGAATGCCACGCTCGGAAACCTGGCAGAACTGGTGATCGCGCTGGCTGCCCTGCGCGCCGGGCAATACACGCTGGTGAAGGCGTCCATCGCCGGCCCGATTGTCACCAACACGTTGTTCATCCTCGGTGCGTCGTTTCTGCTTGGCGGACTCAAGCACCACGAGCAGGAATACAACCGCGTCAGCGCCCGCATGCAGGCGGGCCTGCTGTTCCTGGCCACGGTTGCACTGCTGATTCCCTCGGCCATCTCGCATGCCGACGTCGCGGCGGCGGCGTTCAGCCACAAACTGAGCGTGGGCCTCGCCGTGCTGCTCATCGTCACCTACGGACTGAGCATGCTGTTCTCGCTCAGGACCCACCGCGAGTGGTTTGGCAGCGTGGGACATGCGGAGGCCGGCGAAGCGCCGTGGCCGATGGGCGTGGCCCTGACGACGCTGGCCGGCGTGACGATCCTGGTCGCGCTCGTGAGCGACATCTTCGTCGAGTCGGTGCAGCAGGCGGCCGAGGCGTTCGGGATGACGCCGGCGTTCGTGGGTTTCATCATCGTGGCGCTCGTCGGCAGCGCTTCGGCGATGCCGACGGCGTTCTCAGGCGCGCGCAAGAATCGGCTGGATCTGAGCGTCGGCATCGCACTCGGCAGCGCCTCCCAGATCGCGCTGTTTGTCGCGCCTGTGCTGGTGCTCGTGAGCTATCTGACTGGCCCGGCGCCGATGGACCTGCAGTTCTGGCCTGGCGCCGTGGTGATGATGCTCATCGCCACGATGACCGCCTCGATGGTGACCAACAGCGGGCGCTCGGCGTGGTTCGTGGGTGTCCTGCTGCTGATGGTCTATGCGATCTTTGCCATGACGCTGTACCTGTTGCCACCGCGAGTGGTATGA
- a CDS encoding histidine kinase: MITGIAVCSVQAALVAALLVQRSRRRQMEQALRPAEAALRSSCTDAEYLAERLIATQESERSRLARYLHDNLGQKLARLCMDIQCLDTYTSRSPAEIAVSVSQLLECATDITRDMGCLAHDLHPPKLDILGLAPALGSLCREMLRQGQLRIEPHFHGARVWSAHEAGRQPNSPTPAGMTG; the protein is encoded by the coding sequence ATGATCACTGGCATCGCAGTGTGTTCCGTGCAGGCGGCGCTCGTCGCGGCGCTGCTCGTCCAGCGGTCGAGACGACGGCAGATGGAGCAGGCACTTCGCCCCGCCGAGGCGGCGCTACGTTCGAGTTGCACGGATGCGGAGTACCTGGCTGAACGACTGATCGCCACTCAGGAGTCGGAGCGTTCCCGCCTCGCGCGCTATCTGCACGACAACCTGGGTCAGAAACTGGCACGGTTGTGCATGGACATCCAATGTCTGGACACGTATACATCTCGATCGCCAGCAGAGATCGCGGTATCGGTGTCGCAGCTTCTCGAGTGCGCGACCGACATCACGCGCGATATGGGCTGCCTGGCGCATGACCTGCACCCGCCAAAGCTGGACATCCTCGGTCTCGCGCCCGCCCTCGGAAGCCTCTGCCGCGAGATGTTGCGCCAAGGCCAGCTGCGGATCGAGCCGCATTTTCATGGCGCTCGGGTGTGGTCTGCTCACGAGGCCGGTCGTCAACCCAACTCGCCGACCCCTGCAGGGATGACTGGCTAG
- a CDS encoding response regulator, whose translation MSVAEPVYVAVVDDDDNFCRSLSRLLRAAGMQSITYGSAEAFLADTKHPRFDCLVLDVNLGGMSGIELGRRLVAEGRSAPFICITSLDDPGVRADAEAAGCSAFLRKTDAGVLDVIRRVAL comes from the coding sequence ATGAGCGTCGCCGAACCCGTCTACGTAGCCGTCGTGGATGACGACGACAACTTCTGCCGCTCGCTCAGCAGACTGTTGCGCGCGGCGGGCATGCAGTCGATCACCTATGGCTCGGCGGAGGCCTTCCTCGCCGACACGAAACATCCGCGGTTCGACTGCCTGGTGCTCGACGTCAATCTCGGAGGCATGTCGGGTATCGAGTTAGGCCGGCGTCTCGTGGCAGAAGGCCGTTCGGCGCCCTTCATCTGCATTACCTCCCTGGACGATCCGGGAGTCCGCGCGGACGCGGAAGCGGCGGGCTGTTCTGCCTTCCTCCGGAAGACCGACGCGGGTGTGCTCGACGTCATTCGCCGCGTCGCGCTGTGA
- a CDS encoding L-serine ammonia-lyase, which yields MRGAVITAAAVMTGCTKTETEANAPPPVPAAPAQAAPAVPLSADLEVVKKSKGPVMTVLDEFYKVGPGPSSSHTIGPMRITYDFYQRSTKLPADQLAKATGLRVNLFGSLSATGKGHGTERAALAGLIGKEPATVDPKFLDSLITNPDQTFPVKLGDKTVNVTLKDVIYDATKGDFHHPNTMTCKLLAGNDVLLEQEYYSVGGGFIEWKGYTPPKKNAPKYPFSTMKELREHADKNKLTIAQVMLANEMAIPGKTEAEVWAFVDKIINAMNATVKSGLAVSEDDVLPGPIKLHSKAATVYKRAMTQEFQADRGIAVISAYALAGSEENGRGHLVITAPTGGSAGVMPALVHALGEGGRKLSQDKIRDGMLAAAAIGYLCKHNATLSAAEGGCQAEIGVASAMAAAMLVTAYGGDARVVENAAESALEHHLGMTCDPVAGYVQVPCIERCAFGAVKAWTAYLIATNEIASRHRVDLDATITALAQTAKDMNSKYKETSEAGLALSVTLC from the coding sequence GTGCGCGGCGCCGTCATCACCGCGGCCGCCGTCATGACCGGCTGCACGAAGACGGAAACCGAAGCCAATGCCCCTCCGCCGGTTCCCGCGGCACCCGCCCAGGCCGCGCCTGCCGTGCCACTGTCCGCCGACCTGGAGGTCGTGAAGAAGTCCAAGGGACCCGTGATGACGGTGTTGGACGAGTTTTACAAAGTGGGGCCGGGTCCCTCGAGCTCGCACACGATCGGCCCGATGCGAATCACCTACGACTTCTACCAGCGGAGCACGAAGCTCCCGGCGGATCAGCTCGCGAAGGCCACCGGACTGAGAGTCAACCTGTTTGGCAGCCTCAGCGCGACGGGCAAAGGGCACGGCACCGAGCGCGCCGCACTCGCGGGATTGATCGGCAAGGAACCAGCCACGGTCGATCCGAAGTTCCTCGATAGCTTGATCACCAATCCTGACCAGACGTTCCCGGTGAAGCTTGGCGACAAGACTGTCAACGTCACGCTGAAGGACGTTATCTACGACGCGACCAAGGGGGATTTCCATCACCCGAACACCATGACGTGCAAGCTGCTGGCCGGCAATGACGTGCTGCTGGAGCAGGAGTACTACTCGGTGGGCGGCGGATTCATCGAGTGGAAAGGCTACACGCCGCCGAAGAAGAACGCGCCGAAGTACCCGTTCTCGACGATGAAAGAGTTGCGGGAGCACGCGGACAAGAACAAGTTGACGATCGCGCAGGTGATGCTGGCCAACGAGATGGCGATCCCTGGCAAGACCGAGGCGGAGGTCTGGGCCTTTGTCGACAAGATCATCAACGCGATGAACGCGACGGTGAAGTCAGGCCTTGCCGTATCGGAGGACGACGTGTTGCCCGGGCCCATCAAGCTGCACAGCAAAGCGGCGACGGTCTACAAACGCGCCATGACCCAGGAGTTCCAGGCGGACCGCGGCATTGCCGTCATTTCGGCCTACGCGCTCGCGGGCTCCGAAGAGAACGGACGTGGCCACCTCGTGATCACCGCGCCGACAGGCGGCTCCGCCGGAGTCATGCCGGCACTGGTTCACGCGCTGGGCGAAGGTGGTCGCAAGCTGTCCCAGGACAAGATTCGCGATGGCATGCTTGCGGCGGCGGCCATTGGCTACCTGTGCAAGCACAACGCGACGCTCTCGGCTGCCGAAGGCGGCTGCCAGGCGGAAATCGGCGTCGCCTCGGCAATGGCGGCGGCCATGCTCGTCACGGCATACGGCGGGGATGCCCGGGTCGTCGAGAACGCCGCAGAGTCCGCGCTGGAACATCACCTCGGCATGACGTGCGATCCGGTGGCCGGGTACGTCCAGGTTCCGTGTATCGAGCGATGCGCATTCGGCGCGGTCAAGGCATGGACGGCCTATCTGATCGCCACCAATGAGATCGCCAGCCGGCATCGGGTCGATCTGGACGCCACGATCACGGCGCTCGCTCAGACCGCCAAGG